A region from the Streptomyces tsukubensis genome encodes:
- a CDS encoding ABC-F family ATP-binding cassette domain-containing protein — MTTASTHLSCTDLAFSWPDGTPVFDGFQLAVGPGRTGLIGLNGSGKSTLLKLLSGELTPASGTVRAVGEIGRLPQNLTLDTGLRVDEVLGIAAPRAALHAIESGDTDERHFAAVGDDWDVEERARAALDRLGLGRIGLDRTIGEVSGGEGVLLKLAALLLAGPDVLLLDEPTNNLDRYARRRLYDAVAGWSGVMVVVSHDRELLELVDQIADLRDGEVAWYGGNYTAYEEAVAAEQEAAERMVRVAEADVRRQKRELIDAQSKLAKRRRYAHKAQVEKRVPKVVANTLKGAAQQSAGKHRAVHAERLAGARERLDEALEAVRDDDEIRIELPYTTVHPGREVLRLKELRLRYGAEVRGEFDIRGPERIALVGRNGAGKTTLLRTIAGELAPVEGEAETLVPLRFLPQTLDVLDDGLSIVENVARVAPSATVNRIRARLARFLFKGARADQPVGTLSGGERFRAALASLLLAEPAPQLLLLDEPTNNLDMVSVRKLTAALEAYEGALIVAGHDVPFLESIGITRWLLLDGGLYDVDPEDVRSGELRAPQPRE; from the coding sequence ATGACTACTGCTTCCACCCATCTCAGCTGCACCGACCTCGCGTTCTCCTGGCCGGACGGCACTCCGGTGTTCGACGGCTTCCAGCTCGCGGTCGGCCCCGGCCGCACCGGGCTGATCGGGCTCAACGGCTCCGGGAAGTCCACCCTGCTGAAGCTGCTGTCCGGCGAGCTGACCCCCGCGAGCGGCACCGTCCGCGCGGTCGGTGAAATCGGCCGGCTGCCGCAGAATCTGACCCTCGACACCGGGCTGCGGGTGGACGAGGTGCTGGGCATCGCCGCCCCCCGTGCCGCGCTGCACGCCATCGAAAGCGGCGACACCGACGAACGGCACTTCGCCGCGGTCGGCGACGACTGGGACGTCGAGGAGCGGGCCCGGGCGGCGCTGGACCGGCTCGGACTGGGCCGGATCGGGCTCGACCGCACGATCGGTGAGGTCTCCGGCGGCGAGGGCGTCCTGCTGAAGCTCGCCGCCCTGCTGCTGGCCGGGCCCGACGTCCTGCTGCTCGACGAGCCGACGAACAACCTCGACCGGTACGCCAGACGGCGGCTGTACGACGCGGTCGCCGGCTGGTCCGGGGTGATGGTCGTGGTCAGCCATGACCGGGAGCTGCTGGAGCTGGTCGACCAAATCGCGGATCTGCGCGACGGCGAGGTCGCCTGGTACGGCGGGAACTACACGGCGTACGAGGAGGCCGTCGCCGCCGAGCAGGAGGCGGCCGAGCGGATGGTCCGGGTCGCCGAGGCGGATGTCCGGCGGCAGAAGCGCGAGCTGATCGACGCGCAGTCGAAGCTGGCGAAGCGGCGCCGGTACGCGCACAAGGCGCAGGTGGAGAAGCGGGTGCCGAAGGTCGTGGCGAACACGCTCAAGGGCGCGGCCCAGCAGTCCGCCGGAAAGCACCGGGCGGTGCACGCCGAACGGCTCGCCGGGGCCAGGGAGCGGCTGGACGAGGCACTGGAGGCGGTCCGCGACGACGACGAGATCCGCATCGAGCTGCCGTACACCACGGTCCATCCGGGCCGTGAGGTGCTGCGGCTGAAGGAGCTGCGGCTGCGGTACGGCGCCGAGGTGCGCGGCGAGTTCGACATCCGGGGGCCGGAGCGGATCGCCCTGGTGGGGCGGAACGGTGCGGGAAAGACGACCCTGCTGCGGACGATCGCGGGCGAACTGGCCCCGGTCGAAGGCGAGGCGGAGACCCTGGTTCCGCTGCGGTTCCTGCCGCAGACGCTGGATGTGCTCGACGACGGGCTGAGCATCGTCGAGAACGTGGCCCGGGTGGCGCCCTCCGCGACCGTCAACCGGATCAGGGCCCGGCTCGCCCGCTTCCTCTTCAAGGGGGCGCGGGCGGACCAGCCGGTGGGGACCCTGTCGGGCGGGGAGCGGTTCCGGGCGGCGCTGGCCTCGCTGCTGCTGGCCGAGCCGGCACCGCAGTTGCTGCTGCTCGACGAGCCGACGAACAATCTGGACATGGTGAGCGTCCGGAAGCTGACGGCGGCGCTGGAGGCGTACGAGGGGGCGCTGATCGTCGCCGGTCACGACGTACCGTTCCTGGAGTCGATCGGGATCACCCGCTGGCTGCTGCTGGACGGCGGGCTGTACGACGTCGATCCGGAGGATGTGCGCAGCGGCGAGCTGCGGGCACCGCAGCCCCGGGAGTAG
- the ssgD gene encoding spore wall synthesis regulator SsgD — protein MSTATVIEQPVDARIVASAPRAEPVRALLRYETGDPYAVRMAFPADATLEGTDLAWAFARELLTAGLDRPAGDGDVRIRPYGYDRTVVEFHAPEGVAVVHVRTAEVRRFLDRVQGVVPSGQESRYLDLDDDLVRLLRDAR, from the coding sequence ATGTCCACAGCCACCGTCATCGAGCAGCCCGTCGACGCCAGGATCGTGGCGTCGGCGCCCCGGGCGGAGCCCGTGCGGGCGCTGCTGCGCTACGAGACCGGCGATCCGTACGCCGTACGGATGGCGTTCCCGGCCGATGCGACGCTGGAGGGGACCGATCTGGCCTGGGCGTTCGCGCGGGAGCTGCTGACCGCGGGTCTGGACCGGCCCGCGGGGGACGGTGACGTCCGGATCCGGCCGTACGGCTACGACCGCACGGTCGTCGAGTTCCATGCGCCCGAGGGCGTGGCCGTCGTCCATGTCCGCACCGCGGAGGTGCGGCGGTTCCTCGACCGGGTCCAGGGGGTGGTGCCGTCCGGGCAGGAGTCCCGCTATCTGGACCTGGACGACGATCTGGTCCGGCTGCTGCGCGACGCCCGCTGA
- a CDS encoding YciI family protein, producing the protein MFVLELTYTAPLERADALMDAHIAWVDRLFDEGVFIASGRKNPRDGGIILAVGDDRARMEELVAADPFTAGGVCAYRITEFTATRTAPELAPYRQQPLN; encoded by the coding sequence ATGTTCGTACTGGAGCTGACCTACACCGCACCGCTGGAGCGGGCCGACGCGCTGATGGACGCCCATATCGCCTGGGTGGACCGGCTCTTCGATGAGGGCGTGTTCATCGCGTCCGGGCGGAAGAACCCCCGGGACGGCGGGATCATCCTGGCCGTGGGCGACGACCGGGCCCGGATGGAGGAGCTGGTGGCGGCCGATCCGTTCACGGCCGGTGGCGTGTGCGCGTACCGGATCACCGAGTTCACCGCCACGCGTACGGCTCCGGAACTGGCGCCCTACCGGCAGCAGCCGCTGAACTGA
- a CDS encoding endonuclease V, with translation MMLIDIPDGWPRDEAGARAVQDGLRGRVIAGEPGPPVGTGRVTGVDVAYDDERDLVAAAAVTLDAATLDVVARATAVGRVAFPYVPGLLAFRELPAVLAALEDLGTPPGLVVCDGYGLAHPRRFGLASHLGVLTGLRTIGVAKNPFVFRHDDPGPQRGATAPLTDGDGEEVGRALRTRTDVKPVYVSVGHRTGLDAACAHTLHLTPRYRVPETTRLADRLCRDALAAAVRSL, from the coding sequence ATGATGCTGATCGACATCCCCGACGGCTGGCCGCGCGACGAAGCGGGGGCCCGCGCCGTGCAGGACGGGCTCCGCGGCCGTGTGATCGCCGGTGAACCCGGCCCGCCCGTCGGCACGGGCCGGGTGACCGGGGTGGACGTGGCCTACGACGACGAGCGCGACCTCGTCGCCGCCGCGGCCGTCACCCTCGACGCCGCCACGCTCGACGTCGTGGCCCGGGCGACCGCAGTGGGGCGCGTCGCCTTCCCGTACGTCCCCGGGCTGCTCGCCTTCCGTGAACTCCCCGCGGTCCTCGCCGCGCTGGAGGATCTGGGCACCCCGCCCGGCCTCGTCGTCTGCGACGGCTACGGACTGGCCCATCCGCGGCGCTTCGGGCTCGCCAGCCATCTGGGCGTCCTCACCGGACTCCGGACGATCGGCGTCGCCAAGAACCCGTTCGTGTTCCGCCACGACGACCCCGGACCGCAGCGGGGCGCGACCGCGCCGCTGACGGACGGCGACGGCGAGGAGGTCGGCCGCGCCCTGCGGACCCGGACGGACGTGAAACCCGTGTACGTCTCCGTGGGCCACCGCACCGGGCTCGACGCGGCCTGCGCCCACACCCTCCACCTCACCCCGCGCTACCGCGTCCCCGAGACGACCCGCCTCGCGGACCGCCTCTGCCGCGACGCCCTGGCGGCGGCCGTACGGTCCCTCTGA
- a CDS encoding CaiB/BaiF CoA transferase family protein has product MTPPPIPTPTPDTGPETGPHTGPSTGPLAGVRVVELAGIGPGPFAAMVLADLGADVVRVDRPGGAGLAIDPAYDLTNRNKRSVLIDLKADGGAGAVLDLVERADVLIEGYRPGVAERLGVGPDACLARNPRLVYGRMTGWGQDGPLADRAGHDIGYIAVTGTLGMIGRAEEAPAVPANLVGDYAGGSLYLVIGVLAALQHARAEGGRGQVVDAAVVDGAAHLATMIHGMMAAGGWQDRRGANLLDGGCPFYGCYETADGQYMAVGALEQRFYNEFVRLLGLPDDAPARKEFDRWDELRAAVAARFKQRTRAEWTEVFEGSDACVAPVLSLREAPAHPQLAARGTFVEHAGITQPAPAPRFSATPGAVRSGPALPGADTESVARDWGLPAHSVPAAGPEAPEAPGPTTG; this is encoded by the coding sequence ATGACACCGCCGCCGATTCCGACGCCGACACCGGACACCGGCCCGGAAACCGGCCCGCACACCGGTCCGTCCACCGGGCCGCTCGCCGGGGTACGCGTCGTCGAACTCGCCGGTATCGGCCCCGGCCCGTTCGCCGCCATGGTCCTCGCGGACCTCGGCGCCGACGTCGTCAGGGTCGACCGGCCCGGCGGTGCCGGGCTCGCCATCGACCCCGCGTACGACCTCACCAACCGCAACAAGCGCTCCGTGCTGATCGACCTCAAGGCGGACGGCGGCGCCGGGGCCGTACTCGACCTGGTCGAACGGGCCGACGTGCTCATCGAGGGCTACCGGCCCGGAGTCGCCGAGCGGCTCGGGGTCGGCCCCGACGCCTGTCTGGCCCGCAACCCCCGGCTGGTGTACGGGCGGATGACCGGCTGGGGCCAGGACGGGCCGCTTGCCGACCGGGCGGGCCACGACATCGGCTACATCGCCGTCACCGGCACCCTCGGCATGATCGGCCGCGCCGAGGAGGCGCCCGCCGTCCCGGCCAACCTCGTCGGTGACTACGCGGGCGGTTCCCTCTACCTCGTCATCGGCGTCCTCGCGGCCCTCCAGCACGCCCGCGCCGAGGGCGGCCGCGGCCAAGTCGTCGACGCGGCCGTCGTCGACGGCGCGGCCCATCTGGCCACGATGATCCACGGCATGATGGCCGCGGGCGGCTGGCAGGACCGCCGCGGCGCCAACCTCCTCGACGGCGGCTGCCCCTTCTACGGCTGCTACGAGACCGCCGACGGGCAGTACATGGCCGTCGGCGCCCTGGAACAGCGTTTCTACAACGAGTTCGTCCGGCTCCTCGGACTCCCCGACGACGCCCCCGCCCGGAAGGAGTTCGACCGCTGGGACGAGCTGCGGGCCGCCGTCGCCGCCCGCTTCAAACAGCGGACCCGCGCCGAATGGACGGAGGTCTTCGAAGGCAGCGACGCCTGCGTCGCCCCGGTGCTCTCGCTGCGCGAGGCCCCCGCGCACCCCCAGCTCGCCGCCCGCGGCACCTTCGTGGAGCATGCCGGGATCACCCAGCCGGCCCCCGCGCCCCGTTTCTCCGCGACCCCCGGCGCGGTACGGAGCGGACCGGCGCTGCCGGGCGCCGACACGGAGTCCGTGGCCCGGGACTGGGGCCTGCCCGCCCACTCCGTACCGGCAGCCGGGCCGGAAGCACCCGAAGCGCCAGGACCCACCACGGGCTGA